In Oryza sativa Japonica Group chromosome 1, ASM3414082v1, the genomic stretch AATGGAACgacatctattatattattaaaatacatTTTCACCATGTTCACCATGAACGCTATAAATTATCACATTAATTGCAGAAAAAAGAGTGTttaagtagaaatataattagaaaaaactaaaatttagaattagaAATAAGTGATATTGGAAAAAGAGTACATATAGAACCAATATaagattaattaaatttgaaataaaaaataaaataaattctgaaatttaaaaaaaagaagagagttcaagtaagatacaatttgaaataaaaaaaaaggactatTGAAAGAACTGTCCATCAAGAACACACGACAactttaattaaaattcaaaataaaaataaaataaaatccaaatttagaaaaaaagagtGTTCCAATACAACCACAAAtcagaaataactgaaattcgaatctaaatataagaaatattgaaataacAATTCATACAAAACCCAATaggagattaattaaaaattaaataaattccaaaattagggaaaaaaaggaagagttTAAATAGGAATGCAAtgtaaaaataactgaaattataaataaaaataagaaatattgaaaaaaaacattCCATTTAGAACACAACACGagattaactaaaatttaaaaaacagaaaaaaaatacattatgaaattagaaaaataaaaaataagagttcaagtaaaaatacactttataaataactaaaatgagaaataaaaaaaggaaacattAAAAGGAGAGATCATCTAGAAACgacacaagattaattaaaatttcaaatagaaaataagataaattcaaaatttaaaaaataaaattaagcatcaagtataattataatttacaaataactgaatttcgaaataaaaataataaataatgaaaaaaatacCATATAGAACACAACACATGATTaaccaaaattttaaataaaaaaaataaattcctaaactagaaatagaaaaaaaaattcagagttCAAAGTAGAAATACATGTAGAAATAAAGGAAAACAAGGAACATTCAAAGTAGTTCATCTATATAACACAACGGTGGGAAAATGTCAGTAAGGGAGAGGATAGCGGGCAAGCCGTAAAAGTAGTATCGTGACGAATAATGGaaatataaaaactataaaccccccctccaaaaaaaaaagatagttaggcctatttttttttatcccaATGATATTAAGAAAAAATGAGATAGATATGACATAAATAGTAGGGTCATGATGGTTAGcagaacttctagaaagtaaagtAAGGAACATGTTCAACTTTTAAAAACTGaatgataataataaaaaaaagataacggGTTATCCATAAATGAGTATAATGtaatcgtttgatgggacttctcgAAACAATAAAAGGGAACTTAACGTTAACGATACAATGAACGGTAAAAGTTATAAGGTACGGTTTTTAATGGTCTCATGAAAAGTCAATAAAAGTTGTGACAAATCGCACGAGTAAATAAAAGGGTAACATGAGAAGAAGAGTAAAAGATGGTGGCTGGTTTGACTTGGAAACCAATATTTGACTTTTTATAATGTTATAAGCCAACGGGATAACTATTAATAACTTCTAAGAAAATCATGTGTAAAGAAAATTTAACATAATTTTTTATGTACGCTAGCGAGTAGCCGTGCTACTGCGCGGGACTTTATTTACAAAAGCAACCTTTGAGGTTAACTTGCTTTGGACGGGCGTCGGCAGTCATGAGTTCACTGTGCGGTTGTACATGCGGCTGGTTGACCACGCGCGAGCTCGTCCAGCCCCACCGGCGAACACGCGAGGATGAAGCGTCCCAACGGCTCGGCCTCGACCGAGGGCGCGCACGGCACCCATTCCCATCGCTCCACGGCGCTGCCCACCCCGTCACGTAGCTCGTAGAGCACGGCTCCGATTGTCGGGTCGGCCGCATTGTACACGTACCCTCCGGCGGCGTTGCCGCACACCCCGATCGACGGCGACATCTCCTCTTCGTCCTCCTCATCGCCGTCCTCGTCACGGGGGAACAGCCTCTCGGACATCTCCCCCGGCATCGTGTCGTGCGCCGCGCCACGGGACAGCGCGAGGCCGTCGCCGTCCACTTCCCACGCTTGGATGACGACTCTGCTCTTCGCTTGCTCGGCTCTACCGCAGCGCTTCGCTCCGAACAGGACGAgccgctcggcgccgccgcggccgggggCGAGGCCCCATGTGGAGACGGTGGCGTcagggcggaggcggcaggTGGGTCCCCACTGCTGCTTCGCCGGATCGAACCAGCTTGCCCACCCGGTGGATCTGTCTGTGAGGTACACTCGCTGATCCGTCGCGGCCACCGAgagccacgtcgccgccgcggacTCCCGCAGCTCGGCTGGCATCGGACCGCAGGCCGTCCAGCTGCCGCTTTCGTGTACCTCCACCACCGAGgcgtcctcgccctcgcccagcgccaactggcacgcgccgccgagGGCGACGACGCGGTCACCCACCGCGGCGAACACCGGGTCGACGCGCCACACGCCGGGGGCCTTCAGCGCGACGCACACGTCCTTCCCGAGGGGGTCCCCGGACACGGCGAGCCCGGAGAGGGAGAGCGCGCAGACGCGGTCCCCGCCCGCGCCCCGCACCAGGCGGACGTGCGACGGCGTGTCGTGGCGCGCTGCTGGCACGGTGACCCACGCGCCCGAGTGCGGGTCGTACGCCGCggtgcggcgccgccggccatggaGGTGGACCACGAGCCAGGGCAGCCGccggggccgccgccgcagcgcggCGCGCACCGCGCGGAGCCACTCCCGCGACACCCGCGCCGATGCGGCGAGATCGGCCGCCGGCACGCGCTCCACCACCGACTCGAGCACGTCGCCGTACAGGTCCATCTCCCCGAGCGACGCCACGCCGTCTCCCGCGACCTCACTCCCCACCTCCTCGTGCCGCTGCCGCCCATGCTTCAACTCGTGACCCCGAACTCCCACTCCCGCACACATCTCCAACGCCACCATAGCTCACTTCAACACGACTCACCCGCAACCGAGAAACCACCTCTCGTTGTCTCGCTTCCTCCTATCGTTGTTTCGCTTCCTCTCCCCGCGATCTCCACCTCGAGCTCTGGAATGGCGAGCCAACCACGGAAGCGCCGGCGCTTAAAAGGGCAAGACCAGTGCGGGCAACCAGCCCGGTGGTCAATGACCAATGGGATCGGAATTCGGAAGGGATCCACCCAAACGGGTGGAGCCGACACAACGAAACGTCAGCGGCTGCGCGACCTGatcagtgcagtgcagtgcagcgcACGACACGATCACACGACCGCGACGGCAAGGGTTATCCTTCCTTGCGCGTTGCACCGGCGCGCCTGAACTGAAGCTATCAGCGTTCGTCGCGAACTTGCGATCTCGATTTTGTTTTAGAAAAACAATAATGTCGTGTTCGCAATAATTAGTTTCGGGTAACTGCTGATGCCGCCAAACAACGCGACGATGGGACCAGAGAAGGGGAGTCTAATCAGTGCGACTAGTCGACTAGTCGAATCAGATAAGATCATCACCCATAAGGTCCATAAGGTCTGCGTCTTGTTTGTCTCCTCCTGTGGTCAGTTGCGACTTGCGAGTCGCGGCTCGCGAGCTATCAATACCGGGGGGAATAGAGATATTTTTTTCAAGCGGCGAGGGATTCTCTCCGGCCGTGTGGGCGGAGACAGTGGCCGGTGATCGAACGACACCACATGGTTGGCGCGCGGGGTCCGAATAATGGCGATGCTAACGCAGCAAAGCGTCCGGTTTTCAGTACAAGCGGCCGCCTGATTGTGTGCTTGACGATCCTATCACTGTGCGCGTCGCTGTCGGGAAGACGAGAGCCACCACTTTGTTCTAGAAGCACTGCACTTGCGAGTAAAACGTACGGCAAAATTATCTCGTGAGGATTCAGCATCATACGCGTGGTACGAATGTTCCTCCGGTTTTGGCGTGGAACTTACTAGGTGTGTTCGGTGCTCCTAACTCAAATTTCTCGTTTTTCGTGCACActctttttaaactactaaacgatatgttttttaaaaaaaatttatatacaaaagttgctcaaaaaaatcaaattaatttattttaaaaaaactaacgcttaattaatcacgcccTAATGAActgttccgttttccgtgcggatgagatgggttcccaaccctaaGTTATAAACACAGAGCCACTCACTGATCCAGTGCACGCATACAGATATGCGGTAGTATGAGGATCACATATGGTTCGCGATACTAATACGGTCTGTCAAGATAGGCATCTGTGCTTATTTGATGGAGGCATGACCGCCCGCCAGGGCGCCACCCTGGACCGGCCGTCTCGATAGGACGAGTGGACGATGACCGATTTATATTTTGCACAATTTGCACGTACGGGCTGATCGTTTCCGTGGGCGCTTTGCCGCTCTGCCGCCGCTGATGCTCAAGTCCGGCCCTTTTTTATCCAAGCCTGAGCGGTCGATGG encodes the following:
- the LOC4324251 gene encoding F-box/kelch-repeat protein At1g23390, yielding MVALEMCAGVGVRGHELKHGRQRHEEVGSEVAGDGVASLGEMDLYGDVLESVVERVPAADLAASARVSREWLRAVRAALRRRPRRLPWLVVHLHGRRRRTAAYDPHSGAWVTVPAARHDTPSHVRLVRGAGGDRVCALSLSGLAVSGDPLGKDVCVALKAPGVWRVDPVFAAVGDRVVALGGACQLALGEGEDASVVEVHESGSWTACGPMPAELRESAAATWLSVAATDQRVYLTDRSTGWASWFDPAKQQWGPTCRLRPDATVSTWGLAPGRGGAERLVLFGAKRCGRAEQAKSRVVIQAWEVDGDGLALSRGAAHDTMPGEMSERLFPRDEDGDEEDEEEMSPSIGVCGNAAGGYVYNAADPTIGAVLYELRDGVGSAVERWEWVPCAPSVEAEPLGRFILACSPVGLDELARGQPAACTTAQ